From the genome of Salvelinus fontinalis isolate EN_2023a chromosome 20, ASM2944872v1, whole genome shotgun sequence, one region includes:
- the LOC129817491 gene encoding transcription cofactor vestigial-like protein 2: MSCLDVMYQVYGPPPQPYFSAAYSPYHHQKLAFYSKMQEAQESISGSSSFSNLAGPTIKEEDCAREKDHPPEAEYLNSRCVLFTYFQGDISSVVDEHFSRALNQPTSYVPGSVSNKSIRDGSFPMSQRSFPPSFWNSAYQPSSMSSALGASHSEIPFPGDPYSSATLHSHLHHATPEPWHHSHHHHHHHPYSLGGAIGTQGSTYPRPSMHEVYGTHFDPRYSSLLVPSVRPLRLPQSTVPGPSASPCDIGKSEPTSSAWTGTFTGAGADISQSIGLNVDSGLQAQDKSKDLYWF, encoded by the exons ATGAGCTGCTTGGATGTTATGTATCAAGTGTATGGTCCACCACCTCAGCCTTATTTTTCTGCAGCATATAGCCCATATCATCACCAG AAATTGGCATTTTATTCCAAAATGCAAGAAGCGCAAGAGAGCATCAGCGGGAGCAGCTCGTTCTCGAACCTCGCGGGTCCGACGATAAAGGAGGAGGACTGCGCGCGCGAGAAAGATCACCCTCCGGAGGCCGAGTACCTGAACTCGCGGTGCGTGCTCTTCACCTACTTCCAGGGGGACATCAGCTCAGTGGTGGACGAGCACTTCAGCCGGGCCCTCAACCAGCCCACCAGCTACGTCCCCGGGTCGGTCAGCAACAAGTCCATACGAG ATGGATCATTCCCGATGAGCCAGAGGAGTTTCCCTCCGTCCTTCTGGAACAGTGCGTACCAGCCCTCCTCCATGAGCAGTGCCTTAGGAGCCTCCCACTCAGAGATACCCTTCCCTGGGGACCCTTACTCCTCCGCCACCCTACACAGCCACCTCCACCATGCTACCCCAGAGCCCTGGCAccactcacaccaccaccaccaccaccacccctactcACTTGGCGGGGCCATCGGCACCCAGGGCTCCACCTACCCTCGACCCAGCATGCACGAGGTGTATGGCACGCACTTTGACCCCCGCTACAGTTCTCTGCTGGTGCCCTCCGTACGGCCGCTCCGGCTCCCTCAATCCACTGTCCCCGGGCCGAGCGCCTCACCGTGTGACATTGGGAAGAGTGAGCCAACCAGCTCGGCCTGGACCGGGACCTTCACCGGGGCAGGGGCAGACATCAGCCAGAGCATCGGCCTCAATGTAGACTCAG